Proteins found in one Phoenicibacter congonensis genomic segment:
- a CDS encoding bifunctional 5,10-methylenetetrahydrofolate dehydrogenase/5,10-methenyltetrahydrofolate cyclohydrolase, with the protein MAKILLGKPVADAIYSDIDSRVNKLCEKGISPCLCLVRIGSDPASQSYENSLVKKAEEHGIVVKRFDYEELTQPQFEDLINKINDDDSIHGCLVFQPLPDFLDASVLQSTLDSGKDIDCITDTNSAKIYSNSDCVFVPATAQSCLEILDYYGFDVTGKNVVIAGRSLVVGRPLSMLLLHRHATVTITHSKTENLEKTMKDADIVVLATGRANAFTPEFFSEGQVVIDVATNVGADGKLTGDADFESVEPIVGAITPVPRGVGSVTTSVMLKFVCCAAERCV; encoded by the coding sequence GTGGCAAAAATTCTTTTGGGGAAACCCGTTGCAGATGCAATTTATTCAGACATTGATTCGCGTGTAAACAAGCTGTGCGAAAAGGGAATTTCACCTTGCCTTTGCTTGGTGAGAATTGGAAGCGACCCGGCCTCACAATCATATGAAAACTCTTTAGTTAAAAAAGCAGAAGAACACGGCATAGTCGTGAAGCGATTTGATTATGAAGAACTAACCCAACCGCAATTTGAAGATTTAATAAATAAAATCAACGACGATGATTCTATTCATGGTTGTCTAGTTTTTCAGCCACTTCCAGACTTTTTAGATGCTAGTGTTTTGCAATCAACCCTTGACTCCGGCAAAGACATCGATTGTATAACAGACACAAATTCTGCCAAGATTTACTCTAATTCCGACTGCGTGTTTGTTCCAGCAACTGCGCAAAGTTGTCTTGAAATCCTTGATTATTATGGTTTCGATGTAACAGGAAAAAACGTTGTTATAGCAGGGCGTTCTTTAGTTGTAGGTCGGCCGCTGTCTATGCTTTTGCTTCATCGTCATGCAACGGTCACAATTACTCACTCCAAAACTGAAAACTTGGAGAAAACCATGAAAGACGCCGACATTGTTGTTTTGGCAACAGGACGCGCCAACGCCTTCACACCCGAGTTTTTTTCTGAAGGTCAAGTTGTCATCGATGTTGCAACTAATGTTGGCGCTGATGGCAAACTCACTGGAGATGCTGATTTCGAATCGGTTGAGCCAATAGTTGGTGCCATCACGCCGGTTCCTCGTGGTGTTGGAAGTGTGACAACATCTGTGATGCTCAAATTCGTTTGCTGCGCAGCCGAGAGGTGTGTCTAA
- a CDS encoding cyclodeaminase/cyclohydrolase family protein: MSEENGLSIDTEFIERLSGADATPGGGAASAYCGALAGACASMVANITFTNEKYAQIRGQLEASINRLNDANSDLLILVDEDAKSFAPVAKAMKLPKGEIRNRKMDDALVLACSVPLEIMQKCLDVIEECEFLAKNTGKLTLSDIGCAASMAKAALIAASMNVFVNVRLFSDPSKAEQFRSLATSLCEEGVTEADYAYSIVADELDAYRLV; the protein is encoded by the coding sequence ATGTCTGAAGAAAACGGACTATCAATTGACACTGAGTTTATTGAGCGTTTGAGCGGCGCTGATGCCACACCTGGTGGCGGCGCCGCTAGCGCCTATTGTGGAGCTTTGGCTGGTGCCTGTGCTTCAATGGTTGCAAACATCACTTTTACGAATGAGAAGTATGCTCAAATCAGAGGGCAACTTGAAGCTTCAATCAATCGTTTAAACGATGCTAACAGCGACCTTCTCATTCTTGTTGACGAGGACGCTAAATCTTTTGCGCCAGTTGCAAAAGCCATGAAGCTTCCAAAGGGTGAGATTCGAAATAGAAAAATGGACGATGCACTTGTTCTAGCGTGTTCTGTTCCTCTTGAAATTATGCAAAAATGCCTCGACGTTATTGAGGAATGTGAGTTTTTGGCTAAAAACACCGGCAAGCTCACATTAAGCGATATTGGATGTGCAGCCTCAATGGCAAAGGCTGCATTGATTGCAGCAAGCATGAATGTATTTGTGAACGTTCGTTTATTTTCTGACCCATCAAAGGCAGAGCAATTTAGATCACTTGCAACAAGCCTTTGCGAAGAGGGCGTAACAGAGGCTGATTATGCCTATTCGATTGTGGCAGATGAGCTTGATGCCTATCGGTTGGTGTAA
- a CDS encoding formate--tetrahydrofolate ligase produces MYYKTDIEIAQECEMKDIASVAEKIGIGEESLKRYGNYIAKINLDYVNNKIDNSEQGKLVLVTAINPTPAGEGKTTTTVGLTDALSKIGKKAACALREPSLGPVFGIKGGAAGGGYAQVVPMEDINLHFTGDFHAIGAANNLLAAMIDAHIQNGNELDIDVKNITWKRCVDMNDRQLRNIVCGLGGPVNGVPREDGFDITVASEVMAVFCLATSLADLKERLSNIIIGYSRAGKPIFVKDLQAQGAMAALLKDAIAPNIVQTLEGTPAIIHGGPFANIAHGCNSVIATKTVLASADYCITEAGFGADLGAEKFLDIKCRYAGLKPDCVVLVATVRALKYHGGVGKADLNTENIEALKAGLPNLTQHISNIQDVYGLPCVVAINAFPTDTKAELEAVEAACKEAGVNVVLSEVWAKGSEGGVALANKVVDLCENGDAAGRSKDTFAFSYENDLSIEEKIEAIAKKIYHADGVIFEAKAKKSLKKLHEIGCDDMPVCIAKTQYSFSDDATLLGAPRGFSVSVRDVKVSNGAGFVVALAGNIMTMPGLGKNPAAKSIDVTDAGQITGLF; encoded by the coding sequence ATATATTATAAAACTGATATTGAAATTGCTCAAGAATGTGAAATGAAAGACATTGCCTCTGTTGCTGAAAAAATTGGCATTGGAGAAGAAAGTCTTAAACGCTACGGCAACTACATTGCAAAAATTAATCTTGACTATGTAAACAATAAGATTGACAACAGCGAGCAAGGTAAGCTCGTTTTGGTTACAGCCATTAACCCCACTCCAGCTGGTGAAGGCAAAACTACAACCACTGTTGGGCTCACCGATGCATTGTCTAAGATTGGTAAAAAGGCAGCATGTGCTCTTCGTGAACCTTCGCTCGGTCCTGTTTTTGGCATTAAAGGCGGAGCTGCTGGTGGCGGTTATGCTCAAGTTGTCCCAATGGAAGACATTAACCTTCACTTTACTGGCGACTTCCACGCAATTGGTGCTGCCAACAACCTTTTGGCTGCCATGATTGATGCTCACATTCAAAACGGCAATGAACTCGACATCGATGTTAAGAACATAACTTGGAAGCGATGCGTTGACATGAACGATCGTCAGCTTCGAAACATTGTTTGCGGTCTTGGCGGGCCAGTTAACGGCGTCCCACGTGAGGACGGCTTTGACATTACAGTTGCCAGCGAAGTTATGGCGGTGTTTTGCTTGGCAACAAGTCTTGCCGACCTAAAAGAGCGCCTATCAAACATAATCATTGGTTATTCTCGCGCGGGAAAGCCAATTTTTGTAAAGGATTTGCAAGCACAAGGTGCAATGGCAGCTCTTCTAAAAGACGCTATTGCTCCTAACATTGTTCAAACACTAGAAGGAACTCCTGCAATTATCCATGGAGGGCCTTTTGCAAACATAGCTCACGGTTGCAATTCAGTCATCGCCACAAAAACTGTGCTAGCAAGCGCTGATTATTGCATCACTGAAGCTGGTTTTGGTGCTGATCTTGGAGCCGAAAAATTCCTCGACATTAAATGTCGTTATGCTGGCCTAAAACCGGATTGTGTTGTCTTGGTTGCTACTGTTCGTGCTTTGAAATATCATGGAGGAGTTGGTAAAGCCGACCTCAATACAGAAAACATCGAAGCTCTAAAAGCTGGACTCCCAAATCTAACTCAACACATTTCCAACATTCAGGATGTCTATGGCCTTCCATGCGTCGTTGCAATTAATGCTTTCCCAACTGACACAAAAGCAGAACTCGAAGCTGTTGAGGCCGCATGCAAAGAAGCTGGCGTTAATGTTGTTTTGAGTGAAGTTTGGGCAAAAGGTTCTGAAGGCGGAGTTGCGCTTGCTAACAAAGTTGTAGATCTTTGTGAAAACGGTGATGCAGCAGGCAGAAGCAAAGACACATTTGCTTTCTCATATGAAAACGATCTTTCAATTGAAGAAAAAATTGAGGCAATTGCAAAGAAGATATATCACGCAGACGGTGTTATTTTTGAGGCAAAGGCTAAAAAATCTTTAAAGAAATTACATGAAATTGGCTGCGACGACATGCCAGTGTGCATTGCAAAAACACAGTATTCTTTCTCAGACGATGCCACACTTCTTGGAGCACCTCGAGGCTTTTCAGTTTCGGTCAGAGATGTTAAAGTATCTAATGGTGCTGGTTTCGTTGTTGCTCTTGCAGGAAACATTATGACTATGCCAGGGCTTGGTAAAAACCCCGCTGCAAAGAGCATCGATGTTACTGATGCAGGCCAAATTACAGGTCTTTTTTAA
- a CDS encoding NYN domain-containing protein, which translates to MAFTRDKVYIVDGYNVLRCGPCYEHLTGPDWTDDSFNLAREMLLNDVTLLVGREAEATIVYDGTGNVFSDGHARSVGPVKVLFSKTGKDADQTVIELARAARLKTENVTVISSDASVQNSVMGHGVARMSSRDFCRECNHLRSQLSDDIQAKTNTKSTIESSLPSDVLEKLKTLRDS; encoded by the coding sequence ATGGCCTTCACTAGAGACAAAGTCTACATTGTTGATGGATACAACGTGCTTCGTTGCGGACCTTGTTATGAACATTTAACTGGTCCTGATTGGACTGACGATTCATTTAATCTTGCACGTGAAATGTTATTAAACGATGTGACACTTTTGGTTGGACGAGAAGCCGAGGCCACAATCGTCTATGATGGCACAGGAAACGTTTTCTCTGATGGTCATGCAAGAAGTGTTGGCCCAGTAAAGGTACTCTTTTCAAAAACTGGCAAAGATGCCGACCAGACAGTTATTGAGCTTGCTCGTGCGGCTCGCTTGAAGACCGAAAATGTCACTGTGATCTCAAGCGATGCCAGTGTACAAAATTCTGTTATGGGACACGGTGTTGCCAGAATGAGTTCTAGAGATTTTTGTCGTGAGTGTAATCATTTGCGCTCACAGCTTTCAGATGACATCCAAGCCAAGACAAACACTAAATCGACAATAGAATCATCTCTTCCGAGCGATGTTCTCGAAAAATTAAAAACCTTAAGAGATTCATAG
- a CDS encoding type III pantothenate kinase: MVNFLVDVGNTDTCAGIAQDYKIVADTRAVSSVPADVFLSGGPKFIPDRAIISSVVAEKTQEWTWAIRRRWGIDAIVLTSDRVSGILNFDVEDPNKVGADRIADAVGAVLEYKAPCIVADFGTATNIEYVDENKTFCGGVIATGLWSGMKSLAQFASALSDVRLEVPKQVVGRSTETAVQSGLVYGEAARIDGLVAMIKAQANKDIVDDIKVVATGGYSRLVGPLCSSVDFIDSLLTLKGLNFILNHID; the protein is encoded by the coding sequence ATGGTCAATTTTTTAGTTGATGTTGGCAATACTGACACCTGCGCTGGCATTGCACAAGACTACAAAATCGTTGCAGACACTCGTGCAGTTTCAAGCGTTCCAGCCGACGTTTTTTTAAGCGGCGGTCCAAAGTTTATTCCTGATCGCGCAATTATTTCAAGTGTGGTTGCAGAAAAGACCCAGGAATGGACTTGGGCAATTCGAAGAAGATGGGGGATTGATGCAATTGTTTTAACTTCAGATCGCGTCTCTGGCATTCTGAATTTTGATGTGGAAGACCCTAACAAAGTTGGAGCTGACCGCATTGCTGATGCAGTTGGTGCTGTTCTTGAATATAAGGCGCCATGCATAGTTGCCGACTTTGGAACTGCAACAAACATTGAATATGTCGATGAGAATAAAACGTTTTGTGGTGGGGTGATCGCTACAGGGCTTTGGTCGGGCATGAAATCGCTTGCTCAGTTTGCTTCGGCTCTGAGTGATGTTCGACTTGAGGTTCCAAAACAAGTTGTTGGAAGAAGCACTGAAACTGCAGTTCAAAGCGGACTTGTTTATGGAGAGGCTGCCCGCATAGATGGCCTTGTAGCAATGATTAAAGCGCAAGCAAATAAAGACATCGTTGACGACATTAAAGTTGTCGCAACTGGAGGCTATTCAAGGCTTGTTGGTCCACTATGTTCGTCTGTTGACTTTATCGATTCGCTACTCACTTTAAAAGGCTTGAACTTTATACTTAATCACATTGATTAG
- the tsaD gene encoding tRNA (adenosine(37)-N6)-threonylcarbamoyltransferase complex transferase subunit TsaD — MQKFKISSIHELDECASAFASLLKPGTTVLLEGQLGSGKSEFVRHVAAHLGVSEEVMSPTFCFVNDYCADNFNVYHFDLYRLNSEDELSEIGFDEHGYNPIDGVSFIEWSNLYPDSMPEEAIKLTFEGQGDEPREIAVEAYGKTSCEMADKWLANNNRKFVLAFDTSNEKVILGLAEIGLNIANNEDNPSSVCVEETQTNNSHCNSNQELSSGVLDAIKEKDKDPECLSESSAPKVLIKSIFQKSIDSKRASNQKLLPEIDILLKENHVNKSEIVAIGVGRGPGSFTGVRIALASAKGICSALNVPLYGISTLDAVAENLRLSGKFGDTLVVADAMRGEVYPVEYDVKNNTINRKNADTVAKPQAFVDSHNVLQGMAVCGDGLIKHKHYFEEKYHLLDECFWYPTGQSLVSLLVQQMNEALDWQSSLIHNASKVLPVYTRLSDAEENELSHILQNKTKDLVTGVHGDDTQISISPVKLDDCKILAEFEKCNFGSDAWSENSFKTDVCDSNRVWLKGVINSTIVGYVGASRSSSDADILKICVDPKFRKQGIARRLLSAAFETLRNLGASNVMLEVRVSNSPARALYESLGFSEVCTRKNFYGNEDAVSYSLDISNFSANEEFVEADSLLKPNARKPLIFAIESSCDETAGAIVDGEDSIISNVVSSSAKFHARFGGVVPEIASRKHIEVISQVAEETLRLAGMKNYDSIDAVAVTAKPGLVGSLVVGLAFAKGVAWGANKPLILVDHLVGHLFANKLCSDSIKMPCVASLISGGNTMLVLVRDWGDYEVIGGTIDDAVGEAFDKVARAMNLPYPGGPEISALAKEGNADNVELPRPLLHSHDLRMSLSGLKTAVILEIERLKKENADGRLTRQNMCDICASFEQSICDVQVAKAHDALVNTHAKTFCFGGGVAANRQLRRAYSEMCDNLGVSFCVAPTDVCGDNAAMIGLAAQFEFKNKRFASLDADVSSSSRLNSRR; from the coding sequence ATGCAGAAATTCAAAATTTCCTCGATTCATGAGCTAGATGAATGTGCCAGTGCTTTTGCAAGTTTGCTCAAACCTGGAACAACAGTCCTTTTGGAAGGCCAGCTTGGAAGTGGAAAATCTGAATTCGTGCGTCATGTGGCAGCGCATCTTGGCGTGTCAGAAGAAGTTATGAGTCCAACATTTTGTTTTGTAAACGACTACTGTGCAGACAATTTCAATGTTTATCATTTTGACCTTTATCGTCTTAATTCAGAAGATGAATTGTCAGAGATAGGCTTCGACGAACATGGATACAATCCAATAGACGGGGTCTCTTTTATAGAATGGTCAAATCTCTATCCCGATTCTATGCCTGAAGAAGCCATTAAATTGACTTTTGAAGGGCAGGGAGATGAGCCACGTGAGATCGCTGTTGAAGCTTATGGGAAAACTTCTTGTGAAATGGCAGACAAATGGCTTGCTAACAACAACAGAAAGTTTGTTCTTGCTTTTGACACCTCTAACGAAAAAGTGATCTTGGGACTTGCCGAGATTGGCCTAAACATTGCAAATAACGAAGATAATCCGTCGAGTGTTTGTGTGGAGGAAACTCAAACTAACAATTCTCATTGCAATTCTAATCAAGAGCTTTCTAGCGGTGTTTTAGATGCCATAAAAGAAAAAGACAAGGACCCGGAGTGCTTGAGTGAAAGTTCTGCCCCAAAAGTCTTGATTAAATCGATTTTTCAAAAATCTATTGATTCAAAACGTGCTTCGAATCAAAAACTATTGCCAGAAATCGACATTCTTCTAAAAGAAAACCATGTTAACAAAAGTGAGATTGTTGCAATTGGTGTGGGTCGTGGGCCTGGATCATTTACTGGTGTTAGAATTGCACTCGCTAGTGCTAAAGGAATTTGCTCTGCCCTAAATGTTCCTCTTTATGGGATTTCTACTCTCGATGCAGTAGCTGAAAATCTGCGCTTGAGCGGCAAGTTTGGGGACACTCTTGTTGTTGCCGATGCAATGCGCGGCGAAGTTTATCCCGTTGAATATGATGTTAAAAACAACACAATAAACAGAAAAAATGCTGACACTGTTGCAAAGCCTCAAGCTTTTGTGGACTCACACAACGTTTTGCAAGGCATGGCAGTTTGTGGTGATGGACTCATAAAGCACAAACACTATTTCGAAGAAAAATATCATCTTTTAGATGAGTGTTTTTGGTACCCAACGGGGCAAAGCCTTGTTTCTCTTTTAGTTCAGCAAATGAATGAGGCACTCGATTGGCAGTCGTCATTGATTCATAATGCGAGCAAAGTTTTGCCTGTATACACTCGTCTTTCCGATGCAGAGGAAAACGAACTGTCTCACATCTTGCAAAACAAGACAAAAGATCTTGTCACTGGTGTTCATGGTGACGACACGCAAATTTCAATTTCACCTGTCAAGCTTGATGATTGCAAAATTCTAGCCGAATTTGAGAAGTGCAATTTTGGAAGTGACGCATGGAGTGAAAACAGTTTTAAGACTGATGTGTGCGATTCAAACCGCGTTTGGTTAAAAGGCGTGATTAACAGCACGATTGTCGGATATGTTGGCGCTTCAAGAAGTTCATCTGATGCTGACATTCTAAAAATTTGTGTTGATCCAAAATTTCGCAAACAAGGGATAGCTCGCCGGCTTTTGAGCGCTGCCTTTGAAACGTTACGCAATTTAGGCGCTTCAAATGTTATGCTCGAGGTTCGTGTTTCAAACTCGCCTGCCAGAGCACTTTATGAGTCTTTAGGGTTTAGCGAAGTTTGCACTCGCAAAAACTTCTATGGAAACGAAGACGCCGTTAGCTATTCGCTCGACATCTCAAATTTTTCTGCAAATGAGGAATTTGTTGAAGCTGATTCTCTTTTAAAGCCCAATGCACGCAAGCCTTTAATTTTTGCAATTGAATCGTCTTGCGATGAAACTGCTGGTGCGATTGTGGATGGAGAGGACTCTATTATTTCAAATGTAGTTTCTTCATCAGCAAAATTTCATGCACGTTTCGGTGGTGTTGTCCCAGAAATTGCAAGCAGAAAACACATTGAAGTCATATCTCAAGTCGCAGAAGAAACACTTCGTCTTGCAGGCATGAAAAACTATGATTCAATCGATGCTGTCGCTGTCACTGCAAAACCAGGGCTAGTTGGATCTCTTGTTGTGGGTCTAGCCTTTGCCAAAGGAGTCGCATGGGGGGCTAACAAGCCGTTGATTCTTGTTGACCATCTGGTTGGTCATTTGTTTGCAAACAAGCTTTGTTCTGACTCAATTAAAATGCCGTGTGTTGCCTCACTCATTTCTGGTGGAAACACCATGCTTGTTCTTGTGCGTGATTGGGGCGACTATGAGGTGATCGGCGGGACAATTGACGATGCAGTGGGGGAGGCTTTTGATAAAGTTGCAAGGGCAATGAACTTGCCCTATCCTGGAGGACCTGAAATTTCAGCGCTTGCAAAGGAAGGCAACGCCGATAATGTGGAACTTCCGCGACCTCTTCTGCACAGCCACGATTTGAGAATGAGTCTCTCGGGTCTAAAAACTGCAGTTATTCTTGAAATTGAGCGCTTGAAAAAAGAGAATGCCGATGGACGTCTGACCCGCCAAAACATGTGTGACATTTGTGCCTCTTTTGAACAGAGCATTTGTGATGTTCAAGTTGCAAAAGCTCACGATGCCTTAGTAAACACGCATGCAAAGACTTTCTGCTTTGGTGGTGGAGTAGCAGCGAACCGCCAGTTGAGACGTGCATATTCAGAAATGTGTGACAATCTTGGAGTTAGCTTTTGCGTTGCTCCGACAGATGTTTGTGGTGACAACGCAGCAATGATTGGATTGGCTGCTCAATTTGAATTTAAAAACAAACGATTCGCTTCTCTTGATGCCGATGTCAGCTCTTCATCTCGCCTAAATTCGCGTAGGTAA